In Rissa tridactyla isolate bRisTri1 chromosome 2, bRisTri1.patW.cur.20221130, whole genome shotgun sequence, a single window of DNA contains:
- the LOC128906306 gene encoding feather keratin-like, producing the protein MTPPLHNAPTNHTTQLPRHELPDDTPPLLRFGHHAPSLSRPSTTSIKAGPAPLSLTHFSSRRLLHPQQGTLHTTHMACNNLCSPCGPTPLANSCNEPCVRQCEASHVVIQPSTVQVTLPGPILTSFPQSTFVGSSASAAVGNELSAQGVPISSGGFGFGYGYGLGGLGCFSGRRGCYPC; encoded by the exons ATGACGCCCCCTCTTCACAATgcacccacaaaccacaccacacaactgccACGGCATGAACTCCCTGATGACACCCCACCTCTCTTACGCTTTG GCCATCATGCGccaagcctgtcccgcccctccacgaccagcataaaagccggcccagcgcctctctccctcacacacttctcctcacgccgcctcctccaccctcaacaag ggaccctccacaccacacacatggcttgcaacaacctctgcagcccctgtggaCCCACCCctctggctaacagctgcaacgagccctgcgtcaggcagtgcgaggcctcccacgtcgtcatccagccttccaccgtgcaggtcaccctgccaggacccatcctcacctccttcccccagagcacctttgtcggatcctctgcatccgctgccgtgggcaatgaactcagtgcccagggagtgcccatctcctccggcggcttcggcttcgggtacggctacggcttgggaggcctgggctgcttcagcggcaggagaggctgctacccctgctaa